A region of Lycium barbarum isolate Lr01 chromosome 3, ASM1917538v2, whole genome shotgun sequence DNA encodes the following proteins:
- the LOC132631173 gene encoding GTP-binding protein YPTM2-like codes for MSAHGIIVFYDVTDQESFNNVKQWLSEIDRYASDNVNKLLIGNKCDLTAQTVVSTETTQAFADEIGIPFMETSAKSVTNVEHAFMAMAASIKNRMASQPARAVAVHLERTKLCCLDDDSDVELW; via the exons ATGAG TGCACATGGAATAATTGTATTTTATGATGTAACCGACCAAGAGAGCTTCAACAATGTCAAGCAATGGTTGAGTGAAATAGACCGATATGCAAGTGATAATGTGAACAAACTTCTTATTGGAAATAAGTGTGATCTCACAGCACAGACGGTAGTTTCCACAGAGACAACTCAGGCTTTTGCTGATGAAATTGGCATACCTTTCATGGAAACAAGTGCAAAAAGTGTCACTAATGTAGAACATGCTTTCATGGCTATGGCTGCTTCAATCAAGAACAGAATGGCAAGCCAACCGGCAAGAGCGGTTGCTGTTCATCTTGAAAGGACGAAGCTCTGTTGCCTTGATGATGATTCTGATGTGGAGCTGTGGTGA